In Azospirillum sp. TSA2s, one genomic interval encodes:
- the mmsB gene encoding multiple monosaccharide ABC transporter permease, with protein MSAELNMPAAPSRQASMAKFLKSHMRDYGMLISLLAIVAFFQYMTNGTLLQPLNLTNLVLQNSYIVIMALGMLLVIVAGHIDLSVGSIVGFIGALAAILMVQFHWHFVPTAIVSLIAGAAIGAAQGYWVAYFRIPSFIVTLAGMLVFRGLSLALLAGQSVGPFPVEFQRLSSGFIPDIFGTTGFHTTTLLLSIATPVILIAFSVAARIRRHRFAIEQEPLVLFVLKSAGLFAVVSYVGWLLATYKGLPNVLIIMALLIGLYAFVTRDTTIGRRIYALGGNEKAAKLSGIDTRRLSFYTFVNMGVLAALAGLIFAARLNTATPKAGVSFELDVIAACFIGGASASGGVGRVTGAVIGAFIMGVMNNGMSIVGIGIDWQQVIKGLVLLAAVCFDVYNKGKA; from the coding sequence ATGAGCGCCGAACTGAACATGCCCGCCGCGCCGTCCCGCCAAGCTTCGATGGCCAAGTTCCTGAAGAGCCACATGCGCGATTACGGCATGCTGATCTCGCTGCTGGCGATCGTGGCGTTCTTCCAATACATGACCAACGGCACGCTGCTGCAGCCGCTGAACCTGACCAACCTCGTCCTGCAGAACAGTTACATCGTCATCATGGCGCTGGGCATGCTGCTGGTGATCGTCGCCGGGCACATCGACCTGTCGGTCGGGTCCATCGTCGGCTTCATCGGCGCGCTGGCCGCCATCCTGATGGTGCAGTTCCACTGGCACTTCGTCCCCACCGCCATCGTCAGCCTGATCGCGGGCGCCGCCATCGGCGCGGCACAAGGGTACTGGGTCGCCTATTTCCGCATCCCGTCCTTCATCGTGACGCTGGCCGGCATGCTGGTCTTCCGCGGCCTCAGCCTCGCGCTGCTGGCCGGCCAGTCCGTCGGTCCCTTCCCGGTGGAGTTCCAGCGCCTCAGCTCCGGCTTCATTCCGGACATCTTCGGCACCACCGGCTTCCACACCACCACGCTGCTGCTGAGCATCGCGACGCCGGTCATCCTGATCGCCTTCAGCGTCGCCGCCCGCATCCGCCGCCACCGCTTCGCCATCGAACAGGAACCGCTGGTCCTGTTCGTGCTGAAGAGCGCCGGGCTGTTCGCCGTGGTCTCCTATGTCGGCTGGCTGCTGGCGACCTACAAAGGGCTGCCGAACGTCCTCATCATCATGGCGCTGCTGATCGGCCTCTACGCCTTCGTCACCCGCGACACCACCATCGGCCGGCGCATCTACGCGCTGGGCGGCAACGAGAAGGCTGCTAAGCTGTCGGGCATCGATACCCGCCGCCTGTCCTTCTACACCTTCGTGAACATGGGCGTGCTGGCCGCACTCGCCGGCCTGATCTTCGCCGCCCGCCTGAACACCGCCACGCCGAAGGCCGGCGTCTCGTTCGAGCTGGACGTGATCGCCGCCTGCTTCATCGGCGGCGCCTCGGCTTCGGGCGGCGTCGGCCGGGTGACCGGTGCGGTGATCGGCGCCTTCATCATGGGCGTGATGAACAACGGCATGTCGATCGTCGGCATCGGCATCGACTGGCAGCAGGTCATCAAGGGTCTGGTGCTGCTCGCCGCCGTCTGCTTCGACGTCTACAACAAGGGCAAGGCCTGA